From the Carassius carassius chromosome 34, fCarCar2.1, whole genome shotgun sequence genome, the window GTGTGAGGCAGAGATACAGCACTTTTCGTACCCAGAAGTGCTTCACCATCTGCACATCGCCTGATTCGGTGATCTGAGAGTGGTAGGTAAACTGGCGTTGGCTGCGGTTCCACTGATACACCACCGGGGGCTGCGAGGTGCTAGAGAGTATGAGACGAGGTTTGCCGTCCACCTCTAGGAAGTCGATGTGAGTGTCTCTGTGCCAGGGATGGAGGGACTGGTGTGAGTAAAAGCCATTACTGTTCCAGCGGTACAGACTGGTGGATCCCGCTTTAGAGCTGTCAACTACTGCGAAATACCAATCTCCTTCGATCTGGAAAGTCTCAATGAAGTTGGGTTTACGGACACGGGTGGTGTCGATGTCCTGGATTTTGACGAAACGCATTGGACCTTCCTCCCATctgacaacaacaacagcaacatgaTGTCACAATGATGCCATGATGATGACGATCACATAGAAACAGATACTATGTAAATCCAACTCCTCGAGATATTGAaacagtttattaaataaattagcatTCGATAGTTCAGcgctcatttaaaatgttttacatgttaAGAAATAAACTGTGTTTTTGTGAAGATTCAACTGAATGGAGTACACATGAGTTATTATAGTTTTCTATAAAATAGTGTTTTAATTGGGCGTTTAATGTGGTGCAGGTCACCCTCTATGAGAGTTTATTTTCACtatgaaataaaaattgtaaCCGTTTTCCTCAcatttctaagtttatatcttagAATTCTTACTTTTTCCCTCAGAATCACATGTTCTTAACTTACAATTGCAAGTTTACGCCAAGGAATAAAACGATAgaaaaggtaactgggactttgtctcacaattctgactttttttcttgcatttctttctcagaatagtgagatataaactcataactgTAAATTgaattggaagaaaaaaaaatagaattctgagcttatatctcacaattcagacttttcttcaCAGAACTGCAAGAAGAAAGGTAGAAATGTGAGACAAAAAGTTGcttttgtgagatgtaaactcagaatggCCAGATATAAATGGTTCAAAGTGTTGAAAACTTGTTTTtataattgtgtttatatcttgtaaatatttataaccttgcaattctgagaaaaagtcgGTATTACGAGAAACTCAGAATTgctagaaaaatacatttttttgtgagatataaacttgatgTCCGAAATGATAAAatgtcagaattctgagtttatatctcgcaattcagaattTTCCCATGTACCGATACACAAGTTGTTTGTTGGACAGATAAAGGACATCATTACTGTGTAGATCACTCTCTAAAACTCACAAGTATAAGTGTAATTTACATAAAACTGATGATCAGGATGATCCACGTCAATAGATGGCACTGCAGTGACTTACGATACGACTGTTGTGGTAATAGTATACTAAAAGTGTGTGAAGATTAGCAATGCTAACACTAAAGAGACACAAAAAAACACTTGAGGGTCAATTGTGATTACACACTAAGTATTGTCAGACAATATTTGAGTGTCCATAGACACATAGACATACTTGTAGATGTGTGATCCTCCAAAGAGCTGAGCCAAAACCATGTAGAGAGTGTTGTTGAAAACCACAGGTTTACAATACACAGCAGATCGAGCTGGAATGCACATACATTAGTATATTAGTAACTGAGTGTAACGTGAAGTGAATCTTGATGCACTTTTGAGTATTGATTCTTAATGTTGTGTGAAATCTAATACTCCAGAAATCTAATACTTccttcccttgtgaaaaagaagttcacttaattatactgaatgtgcacttgtagtgtacttcaattcttaaaggtatatatatactacttgcagatgatattaatgaaataatagtTTACTTAAGCGTACACTTTCATTCCATTAAGTGTCTGAAAAGATGAAGTTCAGTTGTCACTGTTGCGAAACATAGGATTTGTACAACGGGTAAAAAGATTGGGAAACCACTGCTTCAGACAAGACCTCCATAGATAATCTATTTAAGTCTATTTTTATTGGTTctgttaaataaagtaataagAAAAACTCTGTTTTGCTAGTTTTGACTTACATGTGATGTTGTAATGTGTCTTGAAAAGCATGTTCACATGATCCCAAATGAACACAGTGCAGATTCCAGTGTTGGGCTGAGCGAAAACTATGTACTGGTCATCGTTAAACACGTATGACTCCACAGATAGAGACTGGAACGAGTATGACTCATATACAGCAAAATCTGGATTAGAAGAACATTTCATATCAGAGTCAGTGTAGTGGGTTCTTCAACACATTTCTTTTAAATCCCATTTAATCCACCATACAGTCAAACCAACGTTTAATCACACCTTCACACATTATCATAGTTATTCGCTATAAAATGGTAGTttaatatgacaagaactcagagctAAACTGTGTAAGAacattcatcttgataatgtcagataatcATTTTTGGTTCCGAATTTTTTATCGGTTTtgctggtagtccactgtatgaatgaatgaagaaaGTATGAAGAGTTTACTTCATTTTGCTATCCTGCCTaacataaattaattatagtgCCCTGCACCCACTAGAAAaaaatatctggtgtctgaataatttttggtttgacagGTTTGGTTTGTCAGGAGTCAGTAAAGCCTTTTGGTTtctgtaacactttctatgaagcctttATTTATAACCTATTATATGCTTTTGACCCCTGGGTTGGTTGAGTCCAAAAACACACTAAGGGGCGTGTCTAGGGATGATAGGAAGAAGAGCGCGAGAGATGGcaaataaaaaaaggaagaaaaggaAAATTTAATaggaacaaaacattaaaaagaagggcaaaggtgtaaaatacttgagtaattttacttgattactgtacttaagtattattttgggGCATTTGTAATTTACTCAAGTACAATTTAATctgactacttgtacttttacttgataagatttctgaagaaaaaacagtAGTTTTTACTCCTTAAATTTGATTtcatcttgaaaagtacattatattttaatttgatcttatgcacattaaatatggtaaacagaagctcaaacgtgTGTGCCTGACGTGAGAAATAATGATCactgttttcatgcatcaaacacacacatttctatttCATTTATGACTTTCATCAGGTAAATGTCTGGCTTTGAAATttcaccatcaaatctgaggaagcatattgaggtagttgtgaaaaaaaaaaaaaaaaaattgtttttattatttgttctgttttgatagagtcattagttatgtaatatattagctgaatgcacaaaatgatgagaatttaaatacaattcatatttttgtgggatttttttgtttattaaatgttacaaatctaaaaaaaaaattgtttaaataaacattatatgctaaataaattgtaattcatgtttagtgatgttcttaccaggtggtggataagttgtatttacaatagATCATTATATGAAACATTAAGTAGGATTTAGGACCGTCAGTGGATATTTTTCTAATCTTAATAATTGCATTCTTTTcttattaattaatctaattagtcacaaataattatttatcaatatttgctaagAACAAAACTTTAAATGCCCCAAATAAAcattgaaaagattaactgtCCTTTTAGAAAGTGACGTtgaatagacaacacaaataaagtggcctTTAAAAACGTTAACGTTGTATGTTTTAATTCTATGACTCTCCTCATTAATTCAGCACATTCTTGTATTCTGctggaatatatttctagcctctcCTTCACATCTtgctctttaaagggatagttcacccaaaaatgaaaattctctcaccaTTTACTGAACCTCTGTCATCCCAGaggtttatgactttctttcttcacacaAGCTAAGATTTTTGGTCCATATAATGCAAGGGGACAGGACCACTTCAGAAACCACACAAAGTGAACATGACGGTCAAGATTCAAATATTGGTATTTGTATCGTTTCACTTAAGAAGACAGTGATTCATAATCAGGGGTTTAATGAGTTACTGTCTTATTCTCTTTGTGTATAGTTTTGGAAGTGACATTTTGGATGTcccatacacttttttttttttttctaaaactagATTGTGTTCATCTGATAAATGAAAGTCATATAGGATGGCACGAGGGTGGAAAGGATGGAGTTTCCTTTTAATCCCTTtccctgtatttttctttttgtgtgtgtgtgtgttccactgtgtttcattttaattgttgttgttgaactaaATATACATATTTGACCTGTGCCATTGCATTTTTCCATTCTCTTCCTTTAACCATTCTTCTGTattgtctgtcagaaaaaaagtagaagtacttttttcaatttaaagttgtacttttttacttttactcaagtatgtttttgaccagatacttgtaattttaattgagtaaaatttTTACTGAGTAAAAGTTTTGATTTTTTACACCTCTGAAAAAGGGTTACGATCAGGCAAAAGGTAGGACCCGTGTAAATATCGGAGCAGCTTCCAGCGGTGGAGAAACTCAAGGAATCAGACGCCgaggttgctttgtttcttcttgaTCGGTGAGTTAGGCTGATTTTGCTTTTTTACACAACTTTTCTGTGTTGGTTTTAGCCTGAATACGCTGTGGCCTGCAGGCTTAGAAGAAACCGCCATCATCGCCGCCAGggttgtgtacatacatgtggGGCGGAGTTATCAAAATAGGGGCaaggtcctgttggggtatgggcgtgtttgtttttgtgctttcaaatatcaacattgtTTGCAAAAATCGCTTACTACACTTTTAATATAAGCTCAAGGTAATCTCAGGAAGTTTAATGGAACTACAGAGATTGAAGGCTATAATGCCGAACAGCAAAACTCACGTACTCACTAGTCCACTTTCACAGATCATtgtgtttaaaatcacactcctgcAAACTATTCTAATTAAAACTttccagaaaatgtaaaaaaaaaaaaaattggaaagtgTTGTCGAAAGCTTAATGGTGCTGATGCTGTCATGTGATCATAGTAAAGGGGACGTCCACATACTTTTATCAATGTATAGTACATATGTTACTTCCAGATTCCAGGCACCAGTCTGAAATGCCATTTGTACAGATCTGAACTTGGTTACCTGCGCTGAGGCAGTTGAAGTCACGTGGTGTGAGGTCATGGATGCGTCGGCCCTGGAACTCAAAAGGACTGTCGCAGTATATGGCGGGAACCGAGGTGTTGGTCTTCTCCATCCAGTCAACCATCCATTTGATCTTACAGTCACAACGGAACGAGTTCCCTCGCAGGTCTCTGCATTGGAGACAGAAATAAAAAGGTACAAATGAGATGAAAAAATACACTAATTTTCACCTTTTGACTGATCTGTGAGTGGTTTTTCAATTGCGATCTGTGGAACATTTGAGTTTTTTAGTTTTGTGAAGAAATaggtttaattttaattcaaaataagcTGATTTAGCTTTAATGCAATCAATGCTTAATAAAAGCTAATAATTTTACTCTGGAGAAATTTTGCCTTTATAATGCTTTCTATTTTTCACATGCAGAATAAATGAGTTAGGGTTCTGGGTTATTTTTGTAGGAGCCCCTCACAGGGGAATGTCTGGTACATACAGGTCAGTGAGGATGTCCAGGTGCTTGAAGAGATCTCTGGGAAGAACCTGCAGGTTGTTGTTGGACAGAGACCTGATAATGGAGAGACATAACAGAATCTATTTATCATGTTGGATTGCAAATTTACCTCAACAATCTTCATTCAAATCTATAAGGTACAATAACCAACACATTAGTGTGTGATTTACTGTCTGAATATTCAAAGATCGTGGAGTGGACCATATAAAAAAGTGTTCTGTTCCAAAGGTGTCTAAAGACAAAACTCAGATAAAATGTATCCATAGAAATATCTTTATAAATATTGACCATCCCGAAAACCATTGTAGAAGTCGCACAATGATATTTTCCAGTGtgtcttaatatattttaaactgttaatTTAAATCATGTTCAAcatgataaaacaaaataattgtttatttatttttattgttttaactatTTACTTGTCTTAATCCAATTGACAACTGCTTTTCTTCgtctattttttttacctttttcaaAAATTCATGAACATTTCATCTTACACTCTGTCTACTTCGAACGCTAGCAACAGTTGTCAGTTAAATGGATTTAatcaattatttacttttttttcatcgTTACACTGATAACTGATTATTTTATAGGCAGATGCAATACATACAGATGTGTCAGAGACTTCAGTCCTCTGAAAGTGTGCTTTGACAGGGCTTGGATGTTGTTGTTCTCAATAAATCTGTAAGGAAGTGGTTAAAAAAAGAGAATATGGGCATTAAATGAACCATTTAAGGCATGTAAATCAATTCAGCCAACAACACATACAAATATTTGTAGATAAGATTTAGGTACTGTGTGCCATTTCAGAGAGAATGATCAAAGATTAGGACAGGGATATTAATCAAATGCATATTTTCTCCCATTATATTCATTGTAATAAACGCTAAGGATGTGAAAGCATGGTGCCTGCTCCCTGACGGATTCATGTGTCACAGCATTCAAGTAGACCTCTGCAAACCTTGCCACATTTGCTTTGTTAATGCTTTTAGTTTAATGACACTGAGGATGTGGGAGTTTTCATTAATGCTAAAAGCTTTCTGCAACAGCAAGTCCCTCCCCCCTCTCTCTTTTATCTCATTCACTCTCTTTCTGCAGTCAATGAGCTGCCAATGCTTTCATCTGAAAGACAAtgctcactgaatctaaagaagGACTCAGAAGAAACTGCACAACCTGCATGAAAATGGTGAAAACCTGGTGAAAGCTATGcatattcccattcatctcagtggcttttaaaaagtatttgattgaaatttacattttttaagaggTGTCACATCTGCTGTTATATAAAGAAATGCTCCAACCTGAAATGCAGGAGGAATGAGGAAAATGACTTTTAAGAGTAATGCATTACCAAATTGATTTACTccataaaaaaagtaactaattgcgtTACTTTAGTTACTCTTTGTGAACGTTACTTTTTATCACCTGGGCTAGGCTtgcttatttgtttattaataacaaaaaaaaagttatatttctggCAACTGTAAAGACTGTAAAagaccctttcacaccaaaagtgaaatgaataagcctcagCCTGAAGGAAGTGCCTCTGTACCTGACTCCTAATTTCTCTCAACATGAGGACAGGAGAAATGagtgaataaatgggaaaactggcgttatttattatttaaaaaaaatattttgttgtaaatacaaaagtaatgcattactatactagtaatctgattacgttacCCCACTGATCAAATGTAATGTTgggttaaaacattttttagttAGAATGCACAATAATTTTGAGCagtaataaatgtactttttggCATCTACCCAATGACCTTTCAATATTCTGTAAAAGAAGGTAGTTTTTATCAGCTATCTCATTTATAGACAACCACAATCTCTTTGGTGAATCAACATAAATTTGGCACGTCCTCTAACAGGAGGCTCATCTGTTGATTCAGCATTGTGAAATCTAAAACACAGAAGAGGGTAATCAAGTCCTAACTGATAGGAAACTGAAAGAAAtgtagaaagaaagagagacagagaggaagacTGGAAGAAAACGAGAGGAACTCAGCACAGTTCCAGAGAAGACAAGACTAGTGTTTTTGTTGGGAAAGCTAATATTGTGCCACATTGTCTCATATCAAGAAATGTTTTATTGGATAATCATTGTCAACGGCTGTGCAAATGATCCCTGACCTGTTCTAAACACTTGCTTTCGAACTTTATATATATCTGATGCTTTCTCTTGTTTTATATTTCTTTGTACAGAAAAAGAATGCTGAAAGAAACTGCTGAAACCATAATTGTAGCTCATTTCATTTCTGTGAACAAAATCCAGTGTCAGAACAAAATATCAGCAAAAATCTCACTGAAAATGCAACATCTAGTCTGTCCATCTGTTGGGCAAGTGATCaatccacccacccacccacccaccaacccactcctccatccatccatccatccattaatcAACATGGACAGATACTTACAGGTACTGCAGATGTCCAAGACCAGCAAAAGCATCATCAGAAATCAGAGAGAATGTGTTTGAGTTCAACAGCCTGCGCAGAGAAAGAGACTAATAAAAGACTGTGCACTTTCATTGAGCTGAACATTTCTCACATATTTTAGACATAGGTACTATATAGATGACAAATAAACTGCCTTTGTTAAATGTTAGCCCtctgaaataaaaaagataaCAAAGCTCCAAGTATTATAAGCACATTGTGTACTTCACTGATAGTCCTCTATAGTCCTTAAAATGAACAATGAGTCCAGTAAACCAGCATCTTTATTTATGGTTTGAACTAAAAACGTCAAATAGTAGTGTAAGAATATGTTTTTTAAAATCTGTAGttgcaaataatataatattactgaaataaaaggcTACTTAAGTGTATTGAAAGATGTTTCTAAACAGAGCATTGCATATGTGATATAACAGGACATCACGTTATGTCTCCGAGACTGAAGAACTGCATGctgtcatttgaaaacaaactTCTCTCTTGTCTTTCTCACACACAGAGCGAGGACAGAAACACTGTTGTTGTGTGAGTGTGGCCAGTCTGTAAATGGAGGCTCTGTCACCGATACACATCAAACTACACACTGCTCAGACATGCAGCTGACGGATGTTACAATCCTCACTCTTTTTCCCActttcagacacacacagaccATAATAAGAAATTGCGGGGGACGATCATCATGCATTTGGTACCTACAGGAACTGCAGTAGGAGCATGTGGGAAAAAGCTCCTTCAGGAATCTCTGTGAAAGCAGCGTTCACCATAGTCCTGGTAGAATAACAGAAACAccgccatcatcatcatcatcatcacaaataTAGTTGCTGTTACAGTCATCTTAAAGTAATGACTTCAGAAAAAAATCTCTAAAAGTCTCTAAAACCTTGCCCCAAGTGAACATTTATACACAAAACTAGATTTTCACATATTCTAAAtattatgcagtgttggggagtaactagttacatgtaacggcgttacgtaatttaattacaaaattattgtaactgtaattagttacagttactaagaaaaaatgagtaattaaattacagttacttatgaatttttttacgattacaaaggggattacatttgaatatttacacacatccacatacagatttaactgatttctttcccaaattgcactgactattctgagacatacgccctaataatttccgggatgcggaaacacagtctggttcgtagaatccagtcataaaaacggaatgcctaacgcggacggaatatgccacattttggataactaaatcaaaagtaggtcagtacacttgaatcaaaacatgtcatggactagtgtctgtgaatatagagccccaaaaatgcaatatatgactcctgcacgttctgcgtgtctgtggaaatcaggcgcggactggacaccgggagaaccgggacaattcccggtgacctggaagccgattttgccccactatttaatatcattattgtataattgcctgccgaatgtactaaagcgatcatttgcgaatccgccatttgagaattaaatctctaataagttatgaattgttagtcatgactcgcgcgctctccgcgcctccgccaaacggtttggatcagagtaatcaatgcgagagagagagagagagagagagagggagagagagagagagagagagagagagagagagagagagagagagagagaaagggggggggggctgctggagcagagaagcagaactactgttcagggtttcaggtcagtttcatctgtaaagatgcttttttgtctttgtttttttatttatttaatcaagcagcagcacgtgttctcaccagtcatcactcaaaatactatataaaggacatcattattatctgttgtgatgttacagtagtaatttagctgaaaaaaatcagatttttttttataggtttagggggagctacgacagacaacagcacaacccttacgaaaattaacattttaatatttaactataaatccagagaaaatggttactattgtttaactgtgataaccaaaaatttaaaattattttacaaatgtatttatttatccatttgcaaaaaaacaaaaaataaaaaaaaggttattttacttttatataggctaataaaagcatggtaattttttgtaagggaaaaacatggcCCGTGTACAGTACTAGgattttttctataaagatattgtagtattgtagagtattgtattgtaaagtatagttttgttcaatcttgagtattaaagtcatgagagagatggataacagggcaaaataaagagactgaagagaaaaatggaagtgaaggtgcagttcaggagagaacttttaattattttgcatgtcccgaAATTAAAGatgtaaaccttttttatgtcaggtccatacaaaaaatagttttgtccatgaatttgtttgtataagttagaattttccagtctgaatttttttcccagtccgcccctcctgtaaattaatggcaaagacatggtttcatttactacacataggactactgaagctcgcagtgttttcaacctctgctgcctcaatataggagtacacgagcacataaacataatttctagaactgctctgtgtcacttcatgtgcattttacttattttgagaaaactatcatcatatacagagacagcagtttcaaaaaaacaccaatgtttcaggagtttattacacagaatacgacacatgcttattagataactgtatttaagttgatgtatatgcttttatttattattctttaattttcacaaatttagaaaagtaatcaaaaagtactcaaaagtaattagttacattactttaataaagtaattgaaaaagtaacactactattacattttaaacagggtaacttgtaatctgtaacctattacatttccaaagtaaccttcccaacactgattatgcatGATGCTCTCCTGTGCAAAACCACCACAATGCTAAGATGTTTATGGTTGCTAAGGAATCTCTTTGTGGTTGCTAGGCACTATATGTGATGTTGATATGTAGTTTCAATGGTGTTCTGCTATCATGGTTACTTTGGCCCAAGTCAGAAAAGTCCATCCTCAAGTCTTTTTGTAGAAAATGGTGAAGATGTACAATTTTCACTAAgaaattaaatttcacaaataattacaaagaattgGATTGATTATGTCTTTAGATACATGGGATATATGGAAATTATTtagatatatgtaaatatatgggaTGTGTTTGGGATTCGGGGTGTTTAATTGTCATTAGATGAATTCGATTTCATTAGTCGGAGTCTAGCTACTTGAAAGATGAATTAAACGAACACAAGTTTCATGATCTGAGGCATCATTTGGGTGCATAGCATGCGATGagtatgtatttaatatttaatacttaCATATAATAGCATACCACTAGCATTATGATGAATAATTTAGGAGAAGCACCACATTttcccatatgtgtgtgtgtgtatatatatatagttacaatTCATTTTAGTCTAATTTGGAGCAGTTATGTTTGGCCTTTTTTCTTAAACAATTGCTCTGCACACCTGAAAGGATCTCAATATGTAATTATTAGAAAGTAGGACAGAGATCTTCCTTCCCTCTTAATATTCTCAGTCTGAAAATAAGGGCACCGTTATAGAGTGCACAACTCTACAGTATATTACTCAGCTAACATGAGATCTATAGTTTGAGAAAATTCTTCAGAATACAGACAGGAATACGAGTAAACTCAGTTAAAGCCCCCGGTTACATAAGTCTTCGTAAATTAATGGCTTGTCtgcaaatattattaaatgaaatttacTTGAACCTCCTGTAATCTTGTTGTGTTTTAATACAAGGGGAATAAAGCTGTTGAAATACTATGGAATTGTGTGATAACTTGAGTGAacgtaatattatatatatataatatggtaTCTGCGGTTATGTTTATTATTAGGATAATAACTGTGTATATGATGATGTCTCTACAGCAGACGTAAGCTGACTTCATTTAGACTTCACCACACTTTCTGTCAGCTCAGCAAAAGTACTTTTTGAGtcagtttaaaggaatagttcaccaccATATGAAACTCAGAAAGTACTCTACATTACATAACATGCACTATATACACACGATAGTCTTCTCAAGCCATGAAACAGATCTGTGTGATAAACAGACTGAAATGAAGTCATTGCCCTCCACTGCAGCTCTGACAGGTGCAAAATACATTTCAGTGTCTAACAAATATCAGGTTATAGAGTCAAAACACTTTACAGGCCAAAAAACTGTCACTATATGTGACACTATATgagctctatttttttttttacttctttatgATTGTATTATAATCATAAACCTTGTCTCACAATTCTAAAGGAATGAAGTCACTTGACAGGTGACGTAATGGCCAGCTTAATTTTCTAATACTTTACTCTAGACAGTCCATGTTATGCTGCTAATAAAGTGATAATAGTCAGTTTACATGAGCAACTTTCCCCTTTTTTGAATATAGTCGACAAAAATAAGAGAAGAGACAGGTACATGTGGTTTTTCCAGTACTCACAGGGAGATAATTCCTGGTGGGAAGCTCTTGGGAATGGCCTTGGTGTCCACACAGAAGGCACTGTCTTTAGTGCAGGAGCAGGTGGCTGGACATCGTGGGGTTTTGGGAGCTCTGTGGCCCACCGCCATCCCAAACATACACAAAAGCAGCACGCAAACAGACAGCTGCCAGTCCGGCCATCGCAGGGTCCGTCTTGGCCTTGCTTGCACCATCTTCCACCTTCTCTTCTCCAGCTTGAGTGTCAAGAAACACAGATGGCTGGATGATCCTGGTTTCTATCCGTCACTATTAAAGAAGCTGCAAGAGAAGAAGATCCAGGGTGTGAATGATAGATGTGGGGAGGTGTTAGACTCAGAAGAGAGGGACACAGATAGACTGCTGCTGTTCCCTGGGTGAGTGTATGAGGGTGTATTGGATTTTCCCAGTGTT encodes:
- the LOC132115392 gene encoding leucine-rich repeat LGI family member 3-like isoform X2, translating into MVQARPRRTLRWPDWQLSVCVLLLCMFGMAVGHRAPKTPRCPATCSCTKDSAFCVDTKAIPKSFPPGIISLFIENNNIQALSKHTFRGLKSLTHLSLSNNNLQVLPRDLFKHLDILTDLDLRGNSFRCDCKIKWMVDWMEKTNTSVPAIYCDSPFEFQGRRIHDLTPRDFNCLSADFAVYESYSFQSLSVESYVFNDDQYIVFAQPNTGICTVFIWDHVNMLFKTHYNITSRSAVYCKPVVFNNTLYMVLAQLFGGSHIYKWEEGPMRFVKIQDIDTTRVRKPNFIETFQIEGDWYFAVVDSSKAGSTSLYRWNSNGFYSHQSLHPWHRDTHIDFLEVDGKPRLILSSTSQPPVVYQWNRSQRQFTYHSQITESGDVQMVKHFWVRKVLYLCLTRFIGDSKILRWDSQRLVEIQTLPSRGSMAVYPFNVGVRQYLLLGSDYSFSRIYLWDELTQRFQPFQELNMLAPRGFSLVSVDNKDILLAASFKGKTMAYQHLVVDLSAK
- the LOC132115392 gene encoding leucine-rich repeat LGI family member 3-like isoform X1; translation: MVQARPRRTLRWPDWQLSVCVLLLCMFGMAVGHRAPKTPRCPATCSCTKDSAFCVDTKAIPKSFPPGIISLTMVNAAFTEIPEGAFSHMLLLQFLLLNSNTFSLISDDAFAGLGHLQYLFIENNNIQALSKHTFRGLKSLTHLSLSNNNLQVLPRDLFKHLDILTDLDLRGNSFRCDCKIKWMVDWMEKTNTSVPAIYCDSPFEFQGRRIHDLTPRDFNCLSADFAVYESYSFQSLSVESYVFNDDQYIVFAQPNTGICTVFIWDHVNMLFKTHYNITSRSAVYCKPVVFNNTLYMVLAQLFGGSHIYKWEEGPMRFVKIQDIDTTRVRKPNFIETFQIEGDWYFAVVDSSKAGSTSLYRWNSNGFYSHQSLHPWHRDTHIDFLEVDGKPRLILSSTSQPPVVYQWNRSQRQFTYHSQITESGDVQMVKHFWVRKVLYLCLTRFIGDSKILRWDSQRLVEIQTLPSRGSMAVYPFNVGVRQYLLLGSDYSFSRIYLWDELTQRFQPFQELNMLAPRGFSLVSVDNKDILLAASFKGKTMAYQHLVVDLSAK